DNA from Triticum aestivum cultivar Chinese Spring chromosome 7D, IWGSC CS RefSeq v2.1, whole genome shotgun sequence:
GAAAAATCTCTTATATATGTGGCTTCCTTTTTGTTTTTCTGATGATTACAACTTATTAGATTATTTTATCAAATTCAGACAGGAACATCATCAGAATACGCAAGACCAGGTACTGCTGATAAGGCTATTCAATGTGAATTACTAACTGAAGAAGGGATCAGGCTACCGTGGGAAGAAATGCTCAAGACATATACTCAAAATACAATGTTACCAGTGTCTGAAGTCATGAAACTGATGCAAAAATATGCGGACAAGGTTGATCCCTCAGAACACAAGAGCGTGCAACCGGTCTCTCGACAGCGTGCTTCAAGGGGAAAGAGATCTGTTCAAAGAAAAGAACCAAATGCAGAGGTGAAAACCAAGAAGCGTAAAACCATGTCTAAAAAGGTCGCCACACCTCTCACTCCCAGAGTGTCACCCCGCTTAGTTGCACGGAAGGTTAATCCTGAAGTTAACACTGAGCCTCAAGATGAGCCGACCATTGTAAATCATGCCAATCCGGTAAAGCCTATTCAAGAAAAAACTGTGGATGTACGAAAAGTTAATCCTGAAGGAAACACTGAGCCTGAAGATGGACCTACCAGGGTAAATCTTGTCAATCAGGTACAGCTTATTCAACAAAAAACTGCGGATGTGAGCCAGGCAGACACTGTCATTCAAATGCAAACCAAGCATGGGAACACTGCCAATCAGTTACAGTCGAGGCAAACAGATGCTGCCGTTCCAGTGCAGATCAATGAGGGCACTGTCAATCGGTCACAGCTGTGCCAACCAGACCCTGTCACCCAAATCCAAGCTGATACTGTCGTTCCAGTGCAGACCAATCATGTGGGCGCTGTCAGTCAGTTATGGTTGAGCCAGGCAGCCACTGCCAATCGAATACAGACCAATCAGGAGAGTACTGCCAGTCGGTTACAGTCGAACCAAGCAGAGAATGCCAATCACATGCATGGTATGCAGAAATACACTACCAACTACTCACAGCTGAGAAAAGCAGACACTACGCATCAGAAACAGACTAATCAGAAAAATACTGCCAGTCAGTTACGTTCGAGCCAAGAAAAGTCACCCTTTCAAAAGCAGACTGGACAGAAATACGTTGCCAATTACTCACAGTTACCACAAAGCCATGGAAGCACTGTGAATCACATACAAACTAATCAGCAACACACTGCCAATCAGAATCAGTTACAGTCAAGCCAGGCAGACACAGCCAACGTTTTACGAGCTACAAAGGAATTCTTTGTGAATCACTCACTGCTGAGGCAAGCAGGCGCTGTGAACCACATGCAGGGTAACCAGGAGAACACCGCCATTCGATTACAATTAGGTCAAGCCGACGCTGTGAAGCAAATGCAAACCGTACAGGGAAATAGCACTGATCGGTCACAGCTGGTCCAAGGTTTACCTGTTAATCAAAGACAAACTATTCAGGAATACTTCACTAAGCACTCCCAGCCAAGCCCAGTAAATACTGTGAATCAAATGCAGATTAGCCAGGAAAACACCGCCAATCAACTACGCTTCAGTCAAGCTAACTCTGTCAGCAAGGCACAAACTATGCAGGAAAATACCACCAGTCGGTCACAGCTGATCCAGGGTTTAACTGTCAACCAAATACAAGCTATTCGGGAAAACAATACCAGATACTTGCAGCCACGTTATACTGAAAATCCTATCCAACAGTCTGGTTTCTCTCCGGCTCCTGAGTGGGGACATGGAGCACCTGCCACGGGCTTCTGGAATAATAATGCTGAACATCAGAAGTCGTCGGTTCCGATGCAAATAGACGCAGCACCCATTGCAACCTCCTCGTCAAATGTTGAGCCGCAGTATGCGCCTACCCCAGAACCTGTTTTGCCAACACAGACTGCAGAGCCTGGAGGTGCTGACCCATCTGGGTTCGCCCTGCCATCATTTGGGAATTCCTGGTCAGACCCATGCATCGAGTTCGCGTTCAAGACCCTCACAGGCGACATCCCTGTTCTGGATCCAACTGTCGCGGACTACTTTCCTCTGCAGCAAGACTTGAATAAAGTCGCACCACCAGATTACTCCGCTCCCTCCGTTGACGATACTAGAAACCATACACAACATGTCAACCAAAGCAGCCACCACTCGGCCCCAAGGCCATCAAATGGGTTCTACAATGGTGGCTGGTTCCCTCCCCAGTGACGCCCTTGGAAGGCTGAATGGACGAACCGCTTGTACTTGCAAAAGGCTGATGTTCTGCTTGTTCTTGCAAAAAGGCTGTGATGTTCAGAGAGGAATGCCCAAGCGACCGAGCTCGAAGCAGTAGTCTTGCTAGCGCTCTTGCGTTTTTGTGATCCTTCTGCGATATATTTTGTGAAAGGGCTGTAGATTTTTCCAACTTTGTTAGACATTGTGTACATCCCACCGGATGCCTCTTGTCATAGGATCAGATTGGCTTCATAGACGCCATGCTGTTGTAGATGATCtagtttttgttttctgttttgttttgctttttttcTGTGTAGTTGCCCGGTAAATCTCATTTGATGTATCATCAGGGCCAACTTGCTAACACACCGCTGCAAGCACCATAGTTTGACTATCTTTGCAAGTGTTTATGGTATGCGGATAATAAATGGCGGTTTTTCTGCAAGTTCCTGGACCATTCTCTTGGATACAATTTGTGTTCATGGTTAGGAAGCAATACCATTGCCAGTATCTCTAGTATTCCTTCACAAAAGTGCATTTTCATATGATGGATGGATAGATGCCTGTGTGGGGCAGTTGCCCCTTGCTCATTGTTTGTGTCTGGAACACCTCATTTCAGTTCTAAAGTTCACACATGTGAATGATACACCGTGAATTGGTGCCTTTGAAGTTTTGCTTCGTGTTCTTCATGATGCTTCCGATTCACAGCACACCTCCTGTTCAAAGCTCACCAATTAAATTCTCAGCAAAAATAACCGAAATGGTCGATGCTATGGACCACGATAACTATCAGTGGCAGTCATACAAACTAGAGAAACACAGCACCATCAGTCAGTTAAAATCTTCAGTGCGATGACGCACGGCTCATCTGTGCCTCAGAGATTCTGCAGTGAGTGCAGTCCTCACATATTGCGTCACATCACACATAACATGTATAATaatgggagtacctagaactcatctagatgagacgtAATTTGGTCCCATTCACCTGAAAAACAAGAACAACGGATACAACCCatatcagcacacacgcatcttatagcaccacatccaatggctataaaaggtgaatgagaccaaattaaatctcatctagatgagttctagcaaaactgtataaTAATTGTCATAAAAGGTCCACGATAGCACAAAATGAGAAAGACATGGACACCTCTTCAGCACACTGAATCCAGTCGCGGCATCGACGACTCAACGCACAAAGGGATCGGTCAGATCCAAATCACGGACGTGGCGGATATCCGGAAAATCCCGAAGACATCTATCATCCGTGAAGTGAAACTCAATACCCCTTGAGGCCCTGTTCTCCACCTGAAGCAACTTCTGCTGTTTCGCGATGAACTCCTCGTCGATGTTTTTCACCTGAAACGTCATCGACTCGAGCACTCTCGCGTTCAGTACGAAGAATGTGGCGAAGTTAACTTCAGACAGAACCCCCCGATAGGATTCCAACACTATTGTCTTCAGATGAGTATCAAGGCATGTGATATCAAGGTTCCGATGTTTGCGACGCCAGCAATTCTTCGGCCCTTTCTTCCTTGACATTGACCGGAAAAGAGTATTACACTGAGAAACAATTGACAACTTCAAAAGTTAGAACAACCCAGGTATATCAAAGGCAATGCTGAACAGTATGAATTGTCAATGAAGATTGCATGGTCACCTTATTCTGTATGTACAGCTTCTCCAGGCAGGGAAAGAGTCTCATGAAATCAACAATCATATCCAGACTAAAAAAGCGCACACTGAATGCCAAGATCTTGACGGTGCGCGCCATCGTTGTCGGGCTATCAGCACCTACATGCTTTTTATGAAACGTGAAGCACAGTATCAGGCCAGCCGACACGCCATGTCACTAAACAATGCAAATGCAGCTTAGAAGTACCTCGACGATCCTGCCGAAGCTGAAACGATCGTTCTGAACGATGCAGAAGGTCTCCAGCTTAGGCGCGTCGATCACCGATACTCGCAGGTCATCGCGTAGGTTGAAGTGGAGCAGCCTTTCAAGAGATGGGGCATTCTCGATCACGAGTTCGTCCAAGTTGGGCATGCCCATGGAGTTTGAACCAACTAGAGCGATAACGCCGATGCTTCTGATCCGAGGGGAGCTGATCCGGGCGCGACGGACTCCGGAGATGTACCAAAGCAGCAAGCACTCCATGGCGGGGCACGCAAGAATGAGGCTGGCCAATGCGCCCTCCGAGATGACGACCTTGACGAGTGCAAGGTGCTTGAGCTGGGGGAAACGAAGCGACTGGACGGTGTCGTCGGGGAGGTGGCATGATTCGATTCTGACGAGGCGGAGCGTGGCGGCGAACCGGGAGGCGGACGCCGGAAGGCGCGAGAGGGATCCTGGTGATTGGTTGTTGAACTCGAGCTCCTCGAGGTTGTCGAGGGCGGGCGACCGGAGCCAGGATTCCAGCTTGGCGGCCTTGCGGCCGTTCCTCCAGGGCACGCAGAGGCGGCGCCCGGGGCCCGTGTGGGCGGCGAGGATGCGCGAGACGAGGCGATCGAGATCGGAGTGGTGGGTTGGGATTGGGAGGAGGCCGCCGCAGTCGAGGTTGAGAGGGGCGGAGCGCCAGAGGTGGCGCCACCGGGACGCGAGGACCtgggtgcgggcgccgtccttggtGGGGAGGAGGGAGACGATCTCGCCCAGCACAGCGTCGGGGATCTGGCTGATGCGGTCCTCGGCAGCCCCTTCGTCTTCGTCTTCTCCCGCTCCGGGCTGGGGCCCTTGGTTGCCGGCGGCTCTGCCCTCGGCCGCTGCCTCGAGCGGCGCTCTCTTCCTCTTCTTGGAGCCGGAACCAGGTCTGCGTCCGCCCGCCTCCGTCTCCATGGCCGTCGATCTGTGTGGGAGTGCAGGCGAGGGTAGCCTCGTCGGCGGCGGCAACCGCTAAAGTAGTCCGTGGAGGTGTCCATGTTGGGCCTGGGCTCAGCCTATGTGGTGGCCGGGTCGTGGGCCGTTTTCACGTGGTAGCAATGTGGCTCACCACAGCAAGTGTGACGCATTGCGCTAAAAAAAAGCTAGTGTGGCACATTCtctagaaaaaccaaaaaaagaaagaTGCAATATAGTATGATTATGGTCATCAAATAGTTTCTGTTTTGTCTCAAAAAAACGTTGTTTCCTGTTTCTACAAAAATAGTTGCTTTCTTTTTTCACTCAACAAAAAATTGTTTTTTAAGAAACACATCAAGGGCATCTTAGATATGATAATAATCAAGGAAAACTTGCGGGACTAGGAGTTGTGGGTTTAGCTAGATTTGTGAGAGATTAGCTTTCCATTCTTGTTGGAGTTGGTGTGATCGTGACGATGTTCGCATCACTCACGAATCTTGTAAAAACTGTTTctctcttctataaaaatatggtacgcatTTAGCGTACTCTCGAAAAAATAATCAAGGAAAACATCCAGTACCATGGAAAGACACCTGAACGTAaaatgtgttggaaatatgtcctagaggcaataataaataggttattattatatttccttgttcatgataatcgtttattatccatgctagaattgtattgataggaaactcagatacatgtgtggatacatagacaacaccatgtccctagtaagcctctaggagactagctcgttgatcaatagatggttacggtttcctgaccatggacattggatgtcgttgataacgggatcacatcattaggagaatgatgtgatggacgagacccaatcctaagcctagcacaagatcgtgtagttcgtttgctcagagcttttctaatgtcaagtatcagttccttagaccatgagattgtgcaactcccggataccgtaggaatgctttgggtgtaccaaacgtcacaacgtaactgggtgactataaaggtgcactacaggtatctccgaaagtgtctgttgggttggcacgaatcgagactgggatttatcactccgtgtaaacggagaggtatttctgggcccactcggtaggacatcatcataatgtgcacaatgtgaccaaggagttgatcacgggatgatgtgttacggaacgagtaaagagacttgccggtaacgagattgaacaaggtatcgggataccgacgatcgaatctcgggcaagtaacataccgatagacaaagggaattgtatacgagattgattgaatcctcgacatcgtggttcatccgatgagatcatcgaggagcatgtgggagccaacatgggtatccagatcccgctgttggttattgaccggagagtcgtctcggtcatgtctgcctgtctcccgaacccgtagggtctacacacttaaggttcggtgacgctagggttatagagatattagtatgcggtaacccgaaagttgtcggagtcccggatgagatcccggacgtcacgaggagttccggaatggtccggaggtaaagatttatatatgggaagtcttattttggtcgccggaaaagtttcgcactttatcggtattgtaccgggagtgccgaaaggggtccgggggtccaccaagggggtccaccagccccggggggccacatgggctgtaggggatgcgccttggcctatatgggccaagggcaccagccccaagaggcccatgcgccaagagataagaaaaacggagagtcctaaagggggaaggcacctccgaggtgccttggggaggaaggactcctccctggccgcacccttccttggaggaagggccaaggctgcgcccccctctcccttggccctatatatagtggggggagggagggcagcaatacctaagccctggcgcctccctctccctcccgtgacacatctccctcctcccgcagcgcttggcgaagccctgttggaatcccgctacttccaccaccacgtcgtcgtgctgctggatctccatcaacttctcctccccccttgctggatcaagaaggaggagacgtcgctgctccgtacgtgtgttgaacgcggaggtgccgtccgttcggcgctaggatcatcggtgatttggatcacgacgagtacgactccatcaaccccgttctcttgaacgcttccgctcgcgatctacaagggtatgtagatgcactccttccctctcgttggtagtaaactccatagattgatcttggtgatgcgtagaaaattttgaatttctgctacgttccccaacagtggcatcatgagctaggtctatgcgtagtttctatacacgagtagaacacaaagtagttgtgggcgtagatgttgccaattcttcttgccgctactagtcttatcttgtttcggcggcattgtgggatgaagcggcccggaccgaccttacacgtacgcttacgtgagacaggttccaccgactgacatgcactagttgcataaggtggctagcgggtgtctgtctctcccactttagtcggaacggattcgatgaaaagggtccttatgaagggtaaatagaaattggcatatcacgttgtggttttacgtaggtaagaaacgttcttgctagaaacctatacaagccacgtaaaaaacttgcaacaacaattagaggacgtctaacttgtttttgcagcatgtgctatgtgatgtgatatggccagaagatgtgatgaatgatatatgtgatgtatgagattgatcatattcttgtaataggaatcacgacttgcatgtcgatgagtatgacaaccggcaggagccataggagttgtctttattttttgtatgacctgcgtgtcattgaataacgccatgtaaattactttactttattgctaagcgcgttggccatagaagtagaagtaatcgttggcgtgaaaacttcatgaagacacaatgatggagatcatggtgtcatgccggtgacaaagatgatcatggtgccccgaagatggagatcaaaggagcaaaatgatattggccatatcatgtcactatttgattgcatgtgatgtttatcatgtttacatcttatttgcttagaacgacggtagcattaaataagatgatccctcactaaaatttcaagagaagtgttccccctaactgtgcaccgttgcgaaggttcgttgtttcgaagcaccacgtgatgatcgggtgtgatagattctaacgttcgaatacaacgggtgttgacgagcctagcatgtacagacatggcctcggaacacaagagaccgaaaggtcgaacatgagtcgtatagtagatgcgatcaacatggagatgttcaccgatgatgactagtccgtctcacgtgatgatcggacacggcctagtttgactcggatcatgtatcacttagatgactagagggatgtctatctgagtgggagttcaataaccagatgaacttcattatcatgaacatagtcaaaaggtctttgcaaattatgtcatagcttgcgctttagttctactgtttaagatatgttcctagagaaaatttagttgaaagttggcagtagcaattatgcggtctgggtccgtaaactgaggattgtcctcattgctgcacggaaggcttatgtccttaatgcaccgctcggtgtgctgaacctcagcgtcgtctgtagatgttgcggaacatttgacatacacgttttgataactacgtgatagttcagtgcgtaatgctaacggtttagaattgtggcaccaaagacggttttgaaacgtcgcagaacatatgagatgttccgaagactgaaattgggatttcagactagtgcccacgtcaagaggtatgagacctctgacaagtttcttaagcctgcaaactaacggagaaaagctcaatcgttgagcatgtgctcagattgtctgagtaccacaatcgcttgaatcgagtgggagttaatctcccagatgagatagtgatagttctccagagtcactgccaccaagctagtagagcttcgtgatgaactataacatatcagggatagttatgatgatccttgagctattcgcgatgtttgacaccgcgaaagtagaaatcaagtaggagcatcaattgttgatggttattaaaaccactagtttcaagaagggcacgggcaacaagggatacttcatgaaacggcaaatcatttgctgctctagtgaagaatcccaaggttgaacccaaacccgagactaagtgcttctgtaatgaggggaacggtcactgaagcagtactaccctagatacttggtagatgagaaggcaggcatggtcgacataagtatattggatatacgttatatgaatgtgtactttactagtactcctagcagcaccagggtagataccggttcggttgctaagtgttagtaactcgaaataaaagctgcgaaataaacggagactagctaaaggtgagatgacgatatgtgttggaagtgtttccaaggttgatgtgatcaagcatcgcatgcttcctctaccatcgagatttggtgtttgcgttgagcatgattggattatgtttattgcaatacggttattcatttaaggag
Protein-coding regions in this window:
- the LOC123169714 gene encoding methyl-CpG-binding domain-containing protein 13 → MSSGGSSRSRTRSGLVRGNNIRDPSDNSSARTRSQIARGNSNMDPNELSCSKTRSGLVRVNNIVDSSEGSSSKAQSGLVKVNNTVDCNNGPSSRTRRGLVRANNIADSSKGSYSTTQSGLVGANIAMDSNDSSGSKAQSELVRGNIDVDSNDGSCSKTRSGLVRGNIVMDFNEDSSSKTRSGLLRGNSAMDTPKDPCFRTRSGRVRRRPADKVESNDEPVIKGSPDECEADSPGKNRSNCKSDLVQLKDSPDIKGPDGSCKEDIPVKDRLNYKSDQVQGKDEPVMKGPDGWWKEESSSKTGLRHTTDLVQIKDGLLSKGQLPDGWRKEVRPRKDGTKSDPVQIKDGLLSKGQLPDGWRKEVRPRKDGTKSDPYYTDPVSGYEFRSLKDVQRYIESGDISKCNVRPKKRTAQDACITQNQDYTGTSSEYARPGTADKAIQCELLTEEGIRLPWEEMLKTYTQNTMLPVSEVMKLMQKYADKVDPSEHKSVQPVSRQRASRGKRSVQRKEPNAEVKTKKRKTMSKKVATPLTPRVSPRLVARKVNPEVNTEPQDEPTIVNHANPVKPIQEKTVDVRKVNPEGNTEPEDGPTRVNLVNQVQLIQQKTADVSQADTVIQMQTKHGNTANQLQSRQTDAAVPVQINEGTVNRSQLCQPDPVTQIQADTVVPVQTNHVGAVSQLWLSQAATANRIQTNQESTASRLQSNQAENANHMHGMQKYTTNYSQLRKADTTHQKQTNQKNTASQLRSSQEKSPFQKQTGQKYVANYSQLPQSHGSTVNHIQTNQQHTANQNQLQSSQADTANVLRATKEFFVNHSLLRQAGAVNHMQGNQENTAIRLQLGQADAVKQMQTVQGNSTDRSQLVQGLPVNQRQTIQEYFTKHSQPSPVNTVNQMQISQENTANQLRFSQANSVSKAQTMQENTTSRSQLIQGLTVNQIQAIRENNTRYLQPRYTENPIQQSGFSPAPEWGHGAPATGFWNNNAEHQKSSVPMQIDAAPIATSSSNVEPQYAPTPEPVLPTQTAEPGGADPSGFALPSFGNSWSDPCIEFAFKTLTGDIPVLDPTVADYFPLQQDLNKVAPPDYSAPSVDDTRNHTQHVNQSSHHSAPRPSNGFYNGGWFPPQ
- the LOC123169625 gene encoding F-box/FBD/LRR-repeat protein At3g26920; translated protein: METEAGGRRPGSGSKKRKRAPLEAAAEGRAAGNQGPQPGAGEDEDEGAAEDRISQIPDAVLGEIVSLLPTKDGARTQVLASRWRHLWRSAPLNLDCGGLLPIPTHHSDLDRLVSRILAAHTGPGRRLCVPWRNGRKAAKLESWLRSPALDNLEELEFNNQSPGSLSRLPASASRFAATLRLVRIESCHLPDDTVQSLRFPQLKHLALVKVVISEGALASLILACPAMECLLLWYISGVRRARISSPRIRSIGVIALVGSNSMGMPNLDELVIENAPSLERLLHFNLRDDLRVSVIDAPKLETFCIVQNDRFSFGRIVEHVGADSPTTMARTVKILAFSVRFFSLDMIVDFMRLFPCLEKLYIQNKCNTLFRSMSRKKGPKNCWRRKHRNLDITCLDTHLKTIVLESYRGVLSEVNFATFFVLNARVLESMTFQVKNIDEEFIAKQQKLLQVENRASRGIEFHFTDDRCLRDFPDIRHVRDLDLTDPFVR